AGATTAGGAACTATATTTTCGACATaatattagaaaaaaattagagatgtaccgactattgatttggccgactaggccgactaccgactagtcggcgcttgggtggccgattagtcggctagtcggccagaccATAATTTTCGAGTAATTTATCAAAAGTTTTTGAATTAGGTACATTGCtcttttttaaaggttcaaagATCAATGAGAATATTGATATacaatttccatttttatttattaacaaacgGTTTGGCTTAAGTGGGTAggaatcctgcctatgaaaccgaTAGTCCTTGGTAGGACATTTCTTTCTGTGATTACCGCAGTCTTTTCTTTTGACTAACAACATAAACATaacaaatagaatagaatagaataaattttattcgtaaacacacaaaagagaaaaatattacaaataggaacacataaaaacgagaaggtgccacgaaatggttataggttcataatacaacaatatcagctgttaatttatgtttgtactgtttttctatcacttataatgtgccgactaatcggccttttttgccgactagtcgccgactaatcgccgactacaaaattggccggatagtcggctttcccgactagtcggtacatccttaaaaaaaaatacatgtcgTAGGATTAAAACGTGTATCAACCTATTTTTTAGTGTATCTAattttgtctgtctgtcacttACCTCTTGTCTGCTACCTTGACTTCGGACCGCTGAGCATCACCCTCCACCAAACCCTCCGGCTTGCAAGCTTCTGTGtaacaatattacattttacattAGCGTTATAAAATATAGTTCATGTAGGTGAAAAATAATgcctaggtatatatactgtgtGTAATCAAATAACGAAAAAAAAGTGGTTAAAGAAAATTGTGCAAAATTTAATATTGCTACAAGGAAAATTACCTGCAGGTTTATCGCCGGGTTTATCAATTCCAATGCTAGGCTGGCCATCATCTGAAAATAAGTATGAATTTAAATGTTGCAATAAAATGGTTCATTCAATGGTTcaaagtagagatgggccgaatattcggtattcgacAGGTAAGTGACAGAAAACGGGCAAGTCTCTCAAGGTAATGGGCGCTAAAGTGTACAATAAGATTTCTGAAGCTATCAAAAATGTTGACAATGAACGCCAATTTATACATAAGTTGAAAATGTATTGCCTAATGAAGGCCTATTACACAATAAATGAGTTCTTTGATGATGAAAATTTAGCTAAAAATTAAACATGACCTAAAATgccataataaaattgtatttacgaattcttatttattattattatttttaattgtaatttcatTGATTTTCGAATTgtgttgtaattattgtattgATATCACTTTTCTGAtcattactattattatttattttttaatgtacaaAATGGCATCAAGTTCCTTAGATCAAATTAGACATCATTTTATTggaattttatttgaaagattgtattttttttttttttacataattgtaaCAATGTTTGACGGTGTATGATTAGTACcaataaatgtatctatctatctatctatctatctatctattcggcaagtttttcaatattcgtattcggccgaatagttcggttacattgccgaatatttacctaataaacaaagtaaataaatagcgtaagttgtttcgtaattcattgaATAATgaccatacatcggggttttgggagcgggaatgaatttgtgtatttataaCTCTGTTTATAGTAACTTGAATTACTAAAATATAGATTAAACTATGTATctggctccaaatgtacctagaaatgttaTAGTAATGTCTGTTATTCATCGTTTTCACCCtttttgggctagtgtaaatcattcccgctcccaaaaccccgatgtatgataATGAGATCCtttttcagcattctaaggaaccctcaaagggagttaaaaatgcgttaaaatataagtacctacaataattatgtaaaaaagtaaaaataacttagcttaagaaacaaaaaccaaaattttcttctTCACTAAATTATacgaacattaagagccttagtacccattaccaatcactGAAAAGTgcttaactctaagccaggatttaaaatatggcggaaccgaatattcggccgaatgttcggatcggtaacagctgaactgAATGTTCGACCGAATATTCGtatcggcaaagtccatattcggcccatctctagttcaaAGGAATAGACCATAAGAATTGAATGTACCTTTCTTTTGCTCGACTGGTTTGGACGCATCCAAGGATAAGGATTTCTGCGAGACATCTGAAACAGATGACAAAATATACACGTTTGTTTTCCCTTAAATTACGCTGTtaagttcatcatcaggaaccaccctataTATCCCTTTTTGTGGGTCACTATCAagtttaccttatcgctaaacgactatttcggctagatgtcagaaaatttaaatatacagtcagtataaagtcaattcagctgggatgacatgaaagtagaatactcaatcagcaaaaagtacatttaactggatggctaagacttagaatgaatgagtagccaaacgtctggaaatatacatagtccgtatgattagcatatctaaaaagccaaaagtGTAGTTAGTTAATTGACGTCAACACAGAACTATTCAGTAGCAAAACGTCCGGAAATGTAATGTGTCATCGCCatggtttataaatatgtaacagaacagttcttattaacagtgcgagaaggtttgaattctcaaaacacttaagcattttaaaaccagacgttttgctaacgggtcgtttggcgtttattctatttagcaataaaaacattaaacaatccagATATTTTGCTCCTTGACTGTTTAGCGttcatgtctgttttgtaatacagacattcgaagatgaagatgttttgcagttagatcattttaaattgttacgttttaagatccagacgttttgctaaagacacatttagcattcatgtctacgtagccacaaagacataacacaatccagacgtgtcagctatatagtcttttagcgataaggtaaatttgatagtgacccctttttgttaaattcgaaaaaaaaaaattgtttcgtGTCCATACATAGATAGATTAATTAGTGTGATTCTTAATGTGTTTGagggcacatgtcaaaacataaaataacattagaaagtggtaagggatgccacacacgtgttcagtaatttttttttaataattcgataaccacAAGCTAAGAGGAAGCTAAacaatcttcccttaaagttaacggaattgaATAAAAACAAGGTGTATAATTACAAGTCATTTGGAAGTACACAGGTGTGCAAGCCCTAATAAACATTAGGTCtgtgagctgtagaccttcaCGATATGCTTATCACTAAGTGGCCATCGGAATATCAAACCGGCGCAAAGTGAAACAACATAGTAAAGAAAAGCAATGGTCTCACCATGGGGCTTGTCAATATCAGGTCTGAGTGCCAGATCATCAGGCTTGAAGATGTCAGTTTTGATTTTTATCTTCGGTTGATCCAAGTCCCCACCCTGAAAACAACAGGGTAAGGTAAGTAGAGGAATATATTTTTGTAGAATTTAAATGCAGAGTCTTAGTAAATTTTAAAGTGGataaattaacactttcgctaaattaatttttattaagcagaaacgtctgctaacgattctaaacatttttatattaaaggaaaaaatggaaaaatttacgcttccggcgggacttgaacccgcaccatttttgcaatccgtgcaatgctcttaccaattgagctacggaagccacgccggacctcgcaaatctttccatgcctttcctttttgtacacacgtcttggggtgacgtctagcgccatctaccgacagactattacatcttgtaacggcactggagtctcaagttatattgagaattcaccagtaacaatgtgctaacccatactaaattaatttttattaagcagaaacgtctgctaacgattctaaacatttttatattaaaggaaaaaatggaaaaatttacgcttccggcgggacttgaacccacaCCATTGGTAATAATTGGTGgcaatggtgcgggttcaagtcccgccggaagcgtaaatttttccaatttttcctttaatataaaaataacactttcgctaccaagaacccgactgtcgggtacaccgctcgtagaagcgtagccgattacatgggtttccccgtatgtagcgaaaatgtcgtagcgccgcgtagagcccggtttcgaaagtgttaatctCTTGAACACAGATAGATATAAATTTGTTAACATCTTAAGTCATAGAAGTTAAGTAAAATATAAGTTATAATTGCAGTGCCTTACAGGGTTTCATAGCAGACTAAATATAATGTACCACCTGTATAACctatgaaagcaataaacatacTGATTACAGATCTCGACTGACCGAGACAGTAATCTTCAGACTTTCAAATGTCTAAAAGGACTATATACGGAAATTACTATACAAGCTTTCAAAAGTCCCAAGAAAAACCTACCATCATTTCACTCTCCGGATGAGGTCTCTTGTGCACATCTTGCGGCTCAAGCTTGATCTCCGGCTTGAGCTGTTTGATATCCAGCGGTTTCTGAGTGTCCAACGGAGGCAGCAGGTGCGGCTGTGGTGCCCAGGCCGCTTTGTGCACCAGTTCTGGGGCGTAGCCTTGAACTGTTGCAGGtttgattattatatttaaatgcattattacttattattattattcaattatagtcgagcagctattcagctgatgagcctatgtcacacagtgtctcatgatttatagttagcaaAGTTATGTCACtttcttattatttaaaagccacTCGTCTAGCCTGTTTTAAACACATTCACTGAGGGAGCAGTAACAAcactatccggtaaacggtTCCAAGCCGCTACAACACAATTGGATATGCAGCTTTAGTAGTAGTAGGAGTGCGAATCAGTTTTAGGCTGTGACCTCGGGTCTCGCGGCTGGTACTTCTCATAGTGACTACTTTGTGAATGTCGGGGAGGTTGTAACAGTATTAGTTTGGAAATAGtagttaatttaacttttctATTTAATTTCCTGTAGGTTTTTAATTTGTGATCACCCCAGTATTGGTCAAGATTAAGACCAGTCTTTGAGTACTTTACTTTCAGACTCAACACAGTATTTGAGTAATtcccaaaaagtttgtacatttggatcacgcctccgattttgataaaaattggtaggctgatagagttcatgatgctgagcaagatccactaggtttcccaaaatgtcccaagcagtttgtatgaaactttccttttttgttaccgaaaatgtatcgaaatctggtaacaaaaaaggaaagtttcatacaaactgcttgggatattttgggaaacctagtggatcttgttcagcatcatggactctatcagcctaccaatatttatcaaaatcggagacgtgatccaaatgtacaaacttttcagGAATTGCTGATTTAGGCCTAAATTAAAAATTTCAGTTCTTTTGCAACTTGTTACCAATCTGTAGTCGAATTTAGCTGGTTctctcaataaaaaaatattaaaatcaaaagttcaaatataacattttatcacaATGTATAATTTAGGTAAATGGCCTTATCTCATGTGGGTCATATTAGATAAtagcataaaaaatatttgtgtacTTCAATTATCAGTGATTGGCATAAGGCAGATGCGGCCCAAGAATTCATAGTATAAAAACTTATTCAACAACTTTGATTGCAGCATTTTTAGCATTTCTAATCATgtccatattattattttattggtatCATCAGCGCCAGACacagttaaaattaattaaaaacaatGTAAGTCATCAATTAAAATCTAAATGTTTCAAATTTACCTATGTAGTTGATAGGAAAATGCCTATTTGTAAATAGAAATCAATGGACATTTTTTAAGCACTATTAGACAGAAAATTAATACctgattttttacagaaaactgGTATTTATTCCAATTTACCGTAACTGATACCTGCCAGctaattttttaataaataaaaatttctaTTCTACaaaataagaaacaaaaatTTGATCACTTACATGACTTACCCATGTGAGATTGGGGCATGTGCAGCTGAGCCTGTGGCTGCTGCGGAGGAAAACTCTGATGGTGTGGGTAGTTCTGATGGGCTGGGGGAGCATAGGACAGGTTCTGGGGGGCATAGCCTCCAGGCGGCGGCGGCCCATACGCTGCAAACGCGTCTGGGGGCGGGTAATGCGTATTGTACGCTCCAGCGTACGGCTGGTATGGTATCTGGTGACCATTATCTACAACAACATATATTGACTCAGTTTGGTCGCTTATAATcactttttttaacatttaataGGTGCTATTAGTGTTTAAGAGCACTTACCCATGTAATTAAGAGGCAATCCGTTCCCCTGTACCACACCGTGGCCCGGCTCCCCATCCATACGCAACCGCTTTTGGTTCATGGCTCTTTCGGCTTCATAATTCATCTTCGTAACTAAAATAACAAACAGCACTTTAATACACACTCCCCGATTACACTACCGCACATTTTATCCGCGATATTGTTACAAAATAAGACTAATTGGATAGTTTCGCGATCGCCGTGACAGACGCCAACCGGACGCCAGCACTAAACACAGGTTATACTCTGGGCCAAAGCAAACACAAGCATACCTTTGTTGGTTTCAGATTGTTATTGATTTTAGTTAATAGAAGCACCTCAAGCCTTCCCCGCGATAGTTTGGTGCATAATAGAGCACAATATTAAGTCAAAATAACTGTTGCATACAAAATATGCATCGAATTATCAGCTTATTGACagtaaaattagaaaaaaacacAAGTGAAGCGGAGgtcgtgtattttttttctcattctttgattttttttcgttGATGGTAATACTAGGCGTCTTTTTCTGGCGGGTTCGACCACACCACATGAGTGGTTATGAGGCGGTTATCGTAATCGATTTTTAGTATTACCAGCAGTAAAAACAATTGATATCACCAAAATAAATTTAAGGTGATTATGAAAACGCCTCAAAGACGTCATGTCATGTTACCAGCTGACAGAAAATTTGGTTAAGGTTATGTTgtaattccatttttttacgtaaatatcaTATTTAAACGATTGTTAAATTACATATGCGTTTCCAAAGTTGATAAAAATTAAGAAACAATGTCTGAATATACCCAGCCACCCCCACCTGACCCTAGATTAGTCagattttatgaaaaaaatgatTATGAATCGCTCGCCAAATACCTGATTGGTAATAATTATAGATATCGCGAAAACATTCTTTTACCAAGGTTTCTTGGTCCACCGGAGATTAAAACTAACGAAGAGAAGATGATTGAAGCCGCTGTAGAGAGCTGCCCGTTTAAATCACTTACCAGTTGTGTTGTTGGTAAGTCTTGTATTTACTAATCAATACATTTGTTACATTGAAGATATTTTAACTGTATCTCTGTTGAATAGTATTGATTTTATACAGATTCTTTCTCTTTTATTCTAACACTATCTTGTTTGCCataattacacagaaaatattcTCATTTTTTGCTTTAAATCGTAAAGATCCCAAATCAAATTGGATCtataattatgtcatttattTAGGTTACGGTTTGGGGGCTGCCGTCGGTCTCTTCACCTCATCACTCATGCCAAACGTCACAGACACAACCGCACCACAAACGCAGACAGCCAGACAAATCTTACGAGAATTCAAAACGGCTATGCTGAGTAATGCTAAGACTTTTGCTATACTTGGAGCGGTGTTCTCCGGAGTCGAGTGCTGTATAGAGTCAGCGAGAGGGAAGTCGGACTGGAGAAATGGGACTTACGCTGGTGGTGTCACTGGTGGACTTATTGGATTGAGaggtatcttatcttatcttaagagaggtataacatttttaaggtatattcaaatattttttcacaATGGATGATACTGAACATTACTTTATTACGAGAAATAGAGTCAAGTTGTTATCATAGACATGGTCATCATAATCATACCTTTGTTTAGTTGGCACTCTCTGCTGCTCAAGCCAAAATAAAATGTGGccattacaaatatttaaaaacttcatttttttaattaacaaataCTTAAACAGTATGTATAGAGTTGGTTTAGCCGTCTTTTATTCCTTTATACCTATAAAGAAGCCATATTTGTAACTTTTATTCCTTATTTCAGGTGGTCTAAGAGCAGGCGTTTTGGGTGCAGCCGGTTTCGCGGCGTTCTCCACAGTTATCGATTACTACATGCACTCTCGAGGATCCTGAATTTAATCATAATCACAAATTATTGTAGTAAATGTTATTTAATTAGTAGAGTTTATGCTACATGAATTGTTAAGACAGCCCTTTGAATAAATGATTGAATCCGTctccttattttttttttttttattataaatgggcttactcttgaccacagactagccaaaggcaaagacgtggcctacgatggagtgagctcgcccagaagatgcctgttcactcttgatttgaaggttgccgggttatatgagctcggaaatatagccgccggcaaggaattccactccttggcagtgcgcataagaaaagaagaagcaaagcgcttcgttcggattcgtggaatatccaccaagtaaggatggagaccggccgtgcgtctaagagtccgatggtagaatggggacggtggaatagaaataatatttgttataCACTAATAGATAACGCTGTTCTTTTTCATCCTAGCCGGCTACATACCGGACATCGCTATTTGCTATGAAAAGCGCGCTCACAcgtgcacaattgcacatgtcATTCCGTCCGGAAACCGTGTAAACCGGCTTATTTTTATCCGGTTCCGTACGGATATGTGTAGACGAGAAGTCGCTATACATCGCAATGGTGCTATCTCGCTTGCACACATTTGTTACGTTGGTGCCTCTGTAAATCGACGCACTCAAATTGTTTTGATTGTTTACTCTGTGGCGTTTATgattgtgtgtatgtgtgtctaACGGCCGAAAAAAGAAAAACGTTACAAAGCCGTCAAATCTGTACACGATTGATTTTTACCATTTTTTGGGGAAAATGTATTAActagt
Above is a window of Leguminivora glycinivorella isolate SPB_JAAS2020 chromosome 19, LegGlyc_1.1, whole genome shotgun sequence DNA encoding:
- the LOC125236617 gene encoding mitochondrial import inner membrane translocase subunit Tim22, whose protein sequence is MSEYTQPPPPDPRLVRFYEKNDYESLAKYLIGNNYRYRENILLPRFLGPPEIKTNEEKMIEAAVESCPFKSLTSCVVGYGLGAAVGLFTSSLMPNVTDTTAPQTQTARQILREFKTAMLSNAKTFAILGAVFSGVECCIESARGKSDWRNGTYAGGVTGGLIGLRGGLRAGVLGAAGFAAFSTVIDYYMHSRGS